The Episyrphus balteatus chromosome 4, idEpiBalt1.1, whole genome shotgun sequence genome includes a window with the following:
- the LOC129918999 gene encoding nucleosome-remodeling factor subunit NURF301 isoform X3 — protein sequence MTGRGTRKRGRPPKTPNDRSNKFSYQLLKKPKYLTKTKPESQFSTPSASRASSPPESDTSRRSLNRSQQQPKVKATRGRGRRSGYSQASQSTSFSRKGYESEYHYGSDFGDSTDKSDVDDDPLIMSPSEEESVGGDNVSEDEFSECSFGQSGLGRPSRPPSPDPIWLQDREVETLDLPKSSDDLLISNALSLRAVQIFEVLRRFRHIVRISPFRIEDFCAALMCEEQSSLFVEIHIMLLKAILREEDIQSTHFGPLDQKDSVNISLFLIDNITWPEVLRSYVESDSIFDRTVHDILESKEYPHSGVEDRLTVLQFLTDQLLYTTAVRDVMLQEGPIHYDDHCRVCHRLGDLLCCETCPAVFHLECVDPPLVDVPTEDWQCNLCQSHKVSGTVDCVLPQEKQGVLIRHDSLGLDRHGRKYWFVARRIFVENQNGTEIWYYTTPPQLELLLSSLDATDLEAGLCKEINDKKEEITRQMKLTEKLTNENKLNKKSYIDFENDKINQILNKSATENEDAEMKEDEPAAQQDVRVITRQKQNQINTGTLYFKLGMENGFKSYVNQYTVNPIALNKPQRNEERDKRRHLSHKFSLTTASEFKWLGNSNGTATNVLNTLRQTLMSFEQNIASSFMITNWSTIRKIWITSVHNSTKPSDFSYVLLLLQACFKSVIFANVWHEQLGHIKFHRTTSAEREERKKIEKREKRERDDEEERNRLAYNYVKYSLGLKHQVWKQKGEEYRIHGQWGWIWMSYFRQAQRNRRFCEKNCVSKVTLHITTNNDEHKIITVDPRTYNFLKQCERSAQKGLDYGYIEDFKHIKIVEFNGSENIDVIDVSKSLTATGRLFYPKIGRKSKLDDLLSKRILLKEAEEQKMSNVNKVEDLPMPSKSEITQATNSKKESILERQILRLVEQKHNSQSNSVNLELVNTLAKKIQSVRLQFSLLNKFAKQYRCYTKDCNTNSNAVSQITANTCYSPLCLQKARAKKELLLLLRKAHTAGNGSKETVAAILGAVKKPSILEQKLMEGKGKDPHVGGGNGIDDLDDKSFDECPIDLKQDFQVAFDNAINYEDHLLTSNYTPLHVKQEETDIKSELCDDEAGGEAKSTNNQDEFGGPSKNLDEDGCLGAAGADNFVDNLDVCSNVEVESTDADAISNLLLEQENENEEVMSSAKKRKTKLRSKNGSAKDVVSFIQPMEHCAPTPVRQNRRFPLHPPRVIKREDNIKIEPELGPNGMERLYSATQTRGKIYLVRDLKKVNAVKKTTPTTSTTTTSTTTATTTAAAADTPTSSTVISKYPIISSFYTKNLNKSLMVLPKYELLKLARAGGKLQINGYHHLAKNNTTVWPYPCSRPLFKTCWLYRTTNCPTIAAIALQLRILYCCLRWDDMIAKPPSLDGKHQITTDTEIVTQELLKLKHYGKCNEKTQYLRRKVVIPLELPKTIREVTSIRSGLRKRKRAESPQQTEPQVSEEWVDEDKLELWEIKLFGEKQEKIRSSMISRSAHLKQLESASSSSTSSSSSNTNNSTVSKTPTSKFSSDEMKDKMEQQLKLQRAVHQQKKSAENKQAIAKASPAQPNRRVIVRNPDGTTRVIHQTVVTPSTQTVKTSNNNVINKTTAETATATTTTTTTETPAPAPQQQQQPTQHKVQIIRGPDGKVSVRGLSPGQQLIQMPDGKLHVLTTTPVNANKTTAVVKTSAVANNKATHNPVLPTTTTVKQLAVKQVVKQQQVVQQTNVVKQIVNREIQQKVTTNTIASTSQAVKNGSQVPVTQTVHKVLTTGGQIVQATPVKKPTNLQQLIVQPGQKLLVGQNAQGQKVLISSPTQQNIQPAPTQTIQTVTQAAPHQVVLNSQPTQKVIQQIVNTSNVQQQIMVGGQRIILSPGQTIVTQRSVPQSSPVQVLQQQIIQPAQQQQQIQQQQQMVIHTQSPQQVETRTQVVPKLKVQNQVQTISQQIQQQQQQQQLQQQQLQQQQQQQQLQQQQQQQQQQQQLQQQQQQQQQQQQQQQSVESNTVSSQQQLVVQNSALAQQLAQGKLQVANVNGQQVVIKPLGNNQAQIVAHIKTQSDGTAHIVSSMLLNDNLKESPPAAVNKQNTTVVQQQMKSPTTTMSDHITKDNKMATSDHNNMYSAQQEEPQQQQQQQQQQQQQQEPTCTTIEQRLLQGQPPGTVLKCVTAQVIQTEHGPRIVLQGLIGNDFTPQQLALVQQQVKQQLLKAQESSGKQGVLGPTKIYIAVQPSTTVIQQNSHSQPSPLVSVQQNQQVQHVSWNNFNH from the exons gttATGAGTCCGAATATCATTATGGTTCAGACTTTGGAGATTCCACAGATAAAAGCGATGTAGATGACGACCCATTAATCATGTCCCCATCAGAGGAAGAAAGTGTCGGAGGAGACAATGTTAGCGAAGATGAATTTTCCGAATGTAGTTTTGGTCAAAGTGGCTTAGGTCGACCATCTCGTCCGCCCAGTCCCGATCCAATCTGGTTACAAGATCGAGAAGTTGAAACACTGGATCTTCCAAAATCATCTGATGACTTGCTCATATCCAACGCATTATCCCTACGAGCTGTACAAATTTTCGAAGTCTTACGCCGATTTCGTCACATAGTTCGTATATCGCCATTTCGTATTGAAGATTTTTGCGCTGCATTAATGTGCGAAGAACAAAGTTCTTTATTCGTAGAAATTCACATAATGCTATTGAAGGCTATATTACGCGAAGAAGACATTCAAAGTACACACTTTGGTCCGCTCGATCAAAAGGACAGTGTCaatataagtttatttttaatagacaATATAACATGGCCAGAAGTTTTACGAAGTTATGTGGAGAGTGATTCCATATTCGATCGTACTGTTCATGATATATTAGAATCAAAAGAATATCCACACTCGGGTGTGGAAGATAGATTAACCGTTTTGCAATTCCTTACCGACCAATTGCTCTACACCACTGCAGTGCGTGATGTTATGCTTCAGGAAGGCCCCATACATTATGATGATCATTGTCGTGTTTGCCATCGTTTGGGAGATCTGCTATGTTGTGAAACTTGCCCGGCTGTCTTCCATTTAGAATGTGTCGATCCGCCTCTAGTTGATGTGCCCACAGAAGATTGGCAATGTAATCTCTGTCAATCACACAAAGTATCTGGCACAGTTGATTGTGTTTTGCCACAAGAAAAACAAGGTGTCCTCATACGTCACGATTCATTAGGCTTGGATCGACATGGCCGAAAATATTGGTTTGTAGCGCGTcgaatttttgttgaaaatcaaaATGGAACCGAAATTTGGTATTACACCACACCGCCACAATTGGAATTACTATTATCTTCCTTGGATGCAACTGATTTAGAAGCAGGTCTTTGTAAGGAGATAAAcgacaaaaaagaagaaatcacCAGACAGATGAAACTCACAGAAAAACTAACtaacgaaaataaattaaacaaaaagtcctacattgattttgaaaatgataaaatcaatcagattttaaataaatctgcAACAGAAAATGAAGATGCCGAAATGAAAGAAGATGAACCTGCTGCACAGCAGGATGTGCGAGTAATAACTAggcaaaaacaaaatcaaataaacaCTGGAACATTGTATTTTAAATTGGGCATGGAGAATGGTTTTAAATCCTATGTCAATCAGTATACAGTCAATCCGATTGCTTTGAATAAACCTCAACGAAATGAGGAACGTGACAAACGAAGGCATCTCTCTCATAAATTCTCCCTAACCACAGCATCCGAATTTAAATGGTTAGGCAATTCCAATGGAACAGCGACAAATGTTTTGAATACACTGAGACAAACTCTAATGAGTTTCGAACAAAATATAGCTTCGTCATTTATGATTACCAATTGGAGTACAATTCGAAAAATTTGGATCACATCGGTGCATAATTCGACAAAACCATCTGATTTTTCGTATGTCCTTTTATTGCTGCAAGCTTGCTTTAAATCGGTTATCTTTGCAAATGTATGGCATGAACAATTGGGTCATATTAAATTCCATCGAACAACCTCGGCTGAAcgagaagaaagaaaaaagattgaaaagCGAGAAAAACGAGAACGTGACGATGAAGAGGAAAGAAATCGATTAGCTTATAATTATGTTAAGTATTCGCTAGGCTTGAAACATCAAGTTTGGAAACAAAAAGGCGAAGAATATCGCATCCATGGCCAATGGGGTTGGATATGGATGTCATATTTCCGACAAGCTCAACGTAATCGTCGTTTCTGTGAGAAGAATTGTGTCAGTAAAGTGACACTACACATTACTACAAACAATGACGAGCATAAAATCATCACTGTTGACCCACGAACATATAATTTCTTAAAACAATGCGAACGATCAGCACAGAAAGGCCTCGATTATGGTTATATTGAAGATTTCAAACACATTAAAATTGTCGAATTCAATGGTAGTGAAAATATTGATGTTATCGATGTTTCCAAATCCCTTACAGCTACAGGTCGATTATTTTACCCGAAAATTGGAAGAAAAAGTAAATTGGATGATTTGCTATCGAAGAGAATACTTCTGAAAGAAGCCGAAGAGCAAAAGATGTCTAATGTTAACAAAGTTGAAGATTTGCCAATGCCATCGAAATCCGAGATTACACAAGCAACTAATAGTAAAAAGGAATCAATATTAGAGCGACAAATTCTTCGTTTAGTTGAACAAAAACATAATTCACAATCGAATAGTGTTAATCTAGAATTAGTTAATACATTGGCGAAAAAAATCCAATCGGTTCGATTACAATTTAgtctgttaaataaatttgccAAGCAATATCGTTGTTATACAAAAGATTGCAATACAAATTCTAATGCAGTTTCTCAGATAACAGCAAACACTTGCTATTCGCCATTATGCTTGCAAAAAGCTAGAGCGAAGAAAGAATTGCTTCTGTTATTGAGAAAAGCCCATACAGCTGGTAATGGTTCGAAAGAAACAGTAGCAGCAATTTTGGGTGCTGTAAAGAAGCCCTCAATTTTGGAACAAAAATTAATGGAAGGCAAGGGCAAAGATCCACATGTGGGAGGTGGTAATGGAATAGATGATTTAGATGATAAGTCATTTGATGAATGTCCaattgatttgaaacaagattttCAAGTTGCCTTTGACAATGCTATAAACTATGAAGATCATTTGCTTACATCAAATTATACTCCGCTGCATGTAAAGCAGGaggaaactgatattaaaagTGAATTATGTGACGATGAGGCGGGAGGAGAAGCCAAATCAACAAACAATCAAGATGAATTTGGTGGTCCATCAAAGAATCTTGATGAAGATGGTTGTTTGGGCGCTGCTGGAGCAGATAATTTTGTTGATAATTTGGATGTTTGTAGTAATGTTGAAGTCGAAAGTACAGATGCGGATGCCATTTCGAATTTATTACTtgaacaagaaaatgaaaatgaagaaGTAATGTCATCTGCTAAAAAACGCAAGACCAAACTGCGAAGTAAAAATGGAAGTGCTAAAGATGTAGTAAGTTTTATTCAGCCAATGGAACATTGTGCACCAACGCCAGTTAGACAAAATAGACGTTTCCCATTGCATCCACCGCGAGTGATTAAACGTGAGGATAATATAAAGATTGAACCGGAATTGGGTCCGAATGGTATGGAGCGTCTTTATTCGGCGACACAGACACGTGGGAAAATCTATTTGGTTCGTGATTTGAAGAAAGTTAATGCTGTTAAGAAAACTACCCCTACAACAAGCACAACCACAACATCAACTACAACCGCAACAACAACCGCCGCTGCTGCAGATACACCAACATCATCAACTGTCATTTCAAAATATCCAATAATATCTAGTTTTTACACAAAGAACTTAAACAAAAGCCTTATGGTTCTTccaaaatatgaacttttaaAATTGGCTAGAGCTGGTGGTAAATTGCAAATAAACGGTTATCATCATTTGGCCAAAAATAATACAACTGTATGGCCATATCCGTGTTCGAGGCCATTATTTAAAACATGCTGGTTATATAGGACTACGAATTGTCCAACAATAGCAGCAATTGCATTACAATTAAGAATATTATATTGTTGTTTGAGATGGGATGATATGATTGCAAAACCGCCTTCGCTGGATGGAAAACATCAAATAACAACTGACACGGAAATTGTCACTCAAGAATTATTGAAACTTAAGCACTATGGTAAATGTAATGAGAAAACTCAGTATTTAAGGAGGAAGGTTGTTATTCCGTTGGAATTGCCGAAAACTATTCGag AGGTTACATCTATTCGATCTGGTTTGCGCAAGAGAAAACGTGCCGAATCTCCCCAACAAACTGAACCCCAAGTTTCCGAAGAATGGGTCGATGAAGATAAACTTGAACTATGGGAAATCAAACTATTTGGcgagaaacaagaaaaaatacgCTCATCAATGATAAGCAGAAGTGCTCATTTGAAACAACTCGAAAGTGCATCTTCCAGTAGTACATCGAGTAGTTCTTCTAACACAAATAATTCAACTGTTTCCAAAACACCAACATCCAAATTCTCAAGTGATGAGATGAAAGATAAAATGGAACAACAATTAAAGCTGCAGCGGGCTGTGCATCAGCAGAAAAAATCGGCAGAAAATAAACAAGCTATTG CTAAGGCAAGTCCAGCTCAACCTAATCGAAGGGTTATTGTTAGAAATCCTGATGGAACTACAAGAGTTATACACCAAACTGTAGTTACACCATCAACACAGACTGTCAAGACATCAAACAACAATGTTATAAACAAAACAACTGCAGAAACAGCAACCGCGACAACTACGACAACAACCACTGAAACACCTGCACCAgcaccacaacaacaacaacaacctacCCAGCATAAGGTGCAAATAATTCGTGGTCCTGATGGTAAAGTAAGTGTGCGTGGCTTAAGTCCTGGACAGCAGCTTATACAAATGCCTGATGGCAAATTACATGTCCTAACAACAACACCAG tgAACGCTAATAAAACTACAGCTGTAGTTAAAACCTCGGCGGTGGCGAATAATAAAGCAACTCATAATCCAGTTCTTCCTACGACTACAACAGTTAAGCAATTAGCTGTGAAGCAAGTAGTGAAGCAGCAACAAGTCGTCCAACAAACAAATGTTGTAAAACAAATAGTCAATCGGGAAATTCAACAAAAG GTAACAACAAATACTATTGCATCTACATCGCAGGCCGTTAAAAATGGTTCACAGGTTCCTGTCACCCAAACTGTGCACAAAGTTCTAACAACTGGCGGACAAATTGTGCAAGCAACACCGGTCAAAAAGCCTACAAACCTACAGCAACTGATTGTTCAACCAGGCCAGAAACTTTTAGTTGGTCAAAATGCTCAGGgccaaaaagttttaatatcttCACCTACACAACAAAATATACAACCTGCTCCAACACAAACTATACAAACTGTTACACAAGCGGCTCCGCATCAAGTGGTATTGAACTCACAACCGACTCAAAAGGTTATTCAACAGATTGTCAATACGAGTAATGTTCAGCAACAAATTATGGTTGGTGGCCAGAGAATAATACTTAGTCCGGGTCAAACGATTGTTACCCAAAGATCAGTACCGCAATCGTCACCGGTGCAAGTTTTACAGCAGCAAATAATACAACCAGCTCAGCAACAGCAGCAAatacagcaacaacaacaaatggtTATTCATACACAATCGCCACAACAAGTTGAAACAAGAACGCAAGTTGTTCCTAAGTTGAAAGTACAGAATCAAGTACAAACTATAAGTCAAcaaattcaacaacaacaacagcagcaacaattacaacaacagcaattgcaacaacagcagcaacaacaacaactgcagcaacaacaacagcagcaacaacaacaacaacaactgcagcagcaacaacaacagcaacagcagcaacaacaacaacaacagagtGTTGAATCCAATACAGTATCATCACAACAACAACTCGTGGTGCAAAATTCAGCCTTGGCCCAACAATTGGCCCAAGGTAAACTTCAAGTGGCTAACGTTAATGGTCAACAAGTCGTAATTAAGCCGTTGGGCAATAATCAAGCACAAATTGTCGCACATATCAAAACTCAAAGCGACGGAACTGCCCACATTGTATCGAGTATGTTATTAAATGATAATCTAAAAGAATCACCACCTGCAGCtgttaataaacaaaatactaCCGTAGTTCAGCAGCAGATGAAATCTCCTACAACAACAATGAGCGATCACATAACCAAAGATAATAAAATGGCAACAAGTGATCATAATAACATGTATTCAGCGCAACAAGAAGAaccacaacagcaacaacaacaacaacagcagcagcaacaacagcaagAGCCAACTTGTACAACAATCGAACAGAGACTTTTGCAAGGACAACCGCCTGGAACCGTACTTAAATGTGTGACAGCGCAGGTTATACAGACTGAACATGGACCGAGAATTGTTTTGCAAGGATTGATTGGAAATGACTTTACGCCACAACAACTTGCACTGGTTCAACAGCAGGTCAAACAACAGTTATTAAAAG cTCAAGAATCCAGTGGCAAACAGGGTGTATTAGGGCCAACGAAAATCTATATAGCTGTTCAGCCATCCACTACTGTAATCCAACAAAATTCACATTCCCAGCCCTCGCCATTAGTATCTGTGCAACAAAACCAACAAGTCCAGCAT gtTTCCTGGAATAATTTCAACCACTGA